A part of Gossypium hirsutum isolate 1008001.06 chromosome A07, Gossypium_hirsutum_v2.1, whole genome shotgun sequence genomic DNA contains:
- the LOC107932916 gene encoding uncharacterized protein produces MSEFSLASTTVVKKKTQFSSLLLSNFMLFCSLILSHPLYFSYFIFFSPYLFKIFSFLSPLFVTTSLLVIAFLTVLRSEVVDGESDDGFGCLEELEAYKIVFETSTIVDIRENPDEVSGVEPVVGCLQGVELEEASVQRVETLTSGEFTETVRVNATVKILEEFLRQKDDGVVEILSSKSVEANNDKGSNPKTTMNADNGEEFEAKAMVNSPIVKANYGDNDMNFGNLGSMRKEKEWKRTLACKLFEERHNAVVAAATTENEGGEGMDLLWETYESSDTNKLKLKSFGSKKGKKGANYEEDDDDDYDNDSDGKLCCLQALKFSTGKMNLGMGMGRPNFVKISKAFKGFGWLHHVGSTKHGKKGYH; encoded by the coding sequence ATGTCTGAATTTTCTTTGGCTTCAACAACTGTTGTGAAGAAGAAAACCCAGTTTTCAAGCCTTTTGCTTTctaatttcatgttattttgctCTTTAATTCTTTCACACCCTctttatttctcttatttcatcttcttctctccttatttattcaagattttctcttttctttcgcCTCTCTTTGTCACCACTTCCCTTTTGGTTATTGCATTTTTGACAGTATTAAGGTCTGAAGTAGTTGATGGTGAAAGTGATGATGGCTTTGGATGCTTGGAAGAGCTTGAAGCGTATAAGATCGTGTTTGAAACGTCGACCATTGTTGATATTAGAGAAAACCCAGACGAAGTTTCTGGGGTGGAACCCGTTGTTGGTTGTTTACAAGGTGTTGAACTTGAAGAAGCTTCGGTTCAGAGGGTTGAAACATTGACGAGTGGTGAATTCACGGAAACTGTTCGAGTGAATGCCACAGTGAAGATCTTAGAAGAGTTTTTGCGTCAGAAAGATGATGGGGTGGTTGAAATTTTGTCTTCTAAAAGCGTGGAGGCCAACAATGATAAAGGATCCAATCCCAAGACTACAATGAATGCTGATAATGGTGAGGAGTTTGAAGCCAAAGCAATGGTGAATTCCCCTATAGTGAAAGCTAATTATGGAGATAATGACATGAACTTTGGGAATTTGGGTTCAATGAGGAAAGAAAAGGAGTGGAAGAGAACATTGGCATGTAAGCTTTTCGAGGAGAGGCACAACGCGGTGGTGGCTGCTGCGACGACGGAAAATGAAGGTGGTGAAGGGATGGATTTACTATGGGAAACATATGAaagttctgataccaataaattaaAGCTGAAAAGCTTTGGCtcgaagaaaggaaagaaaggcgCCAATTACGAGGAAGACGACGATGACGACTACGACAACGACTCAGACGGTAAACTGTGTTGTTTGCAAGCTCTGAAGTTCTCAACGGGGAAGATGAATTTAGGAATGGGGATGGGAAGgcctaattttgttaaaatttcaaaGGCATTCAAAGGGTTTGGGTGGTTGCACCATGTTGGTAGCACTAAGCATGGCAAGAAAGGGTATCATTGA
- the LOC107932903 gene encoding uncharacterized protein: protein MFGYPSSLLSPSPSPSPLVANQFGQGPLPVPPSSRFIVHQEVFFGVEDFLDDDNSKPYTYQKGKKSKNPNKHVSFKQRTEAYMEPFTLDVFISKRFVSTFVTHRVTCNQVAVVGTNSKDIKAVLRSRSDIPACLAIGQILAERA, encoded by the exons ATGTTTGGTTACCCTTCTTCTCtcctttccccttccccttccccttcccctttgGTTGCAAATCAGTTTGGTCAAGGACCTCTTCCGGTTCCTCCTTCATCCAG GTTCATTGTTCACCAAGAAGTTTTTTTTGGGGTAGAGGATTTTCTTGATGATGATAATAGCAAGCCATACACTTATCAGAAAGGAAAAAAGTCGAAGAATCCGAACAAGCATGTCTCATTTAAACAACGGACCGAAGCCTACATGGAACCATTTACACTCGATGTCTTCATCTCGAAGCGGTTTGTTTCCACTTTTGTCACACATAGGGTGACATGTAATCAAGTTGCAGTCGTAGGCACAAACTCGAAAGACATTAAAGCAGTACTGAGATCCAGATCGGACATTCCAGCTTGCTTGGCAATCGGGCAGATATTAGCTGAGAGAGCGTGA